In Thermanaerovibrio velox DSM 12556, the genomic stretch CGGGCCGAAAGCCTCGATTCCTCGCAGCTCGACCGCTGCTACTACGAAGCGCTCCGGCGAGTCATGGAGTGCACGGACCAGACCTATGTGACGGGCTACAAGATCTGGCAGCACGAGATCGAATGGCTGGAACGTATAGCGATGGCGTAAGGTAATATCCACATGTCGCGAAAGGATTGCTCATGGAAAACGGACAACTCACTTGGATCGCCAACTTCATTTGGGGCATAGCCAACGACGTACTACGAGATCTCTACGTACGCGGCAAGTACCGGGACGTCATTCTCCCGATGACCGTCCTCCGCAGATTGGACGCGGTGCTGGAGCCCACCAAGCAGGCGGTGCTCGACATGAAGGCCTCGCTCGACAAAGCGGGCATCGTGCATCAGGACGCTGCCCTGCGTCAAGCAGCCAAACAGGCGTTTTACAACACCTCAAAATTCACCCTGCGTGACCTCAAGGCTCGCGCAAGCCGCCAGCAACTGGAGACCGATTTTCGCGCCTACCTCGATGGCTTCTCACCCAACGTCCAAGAGATCATCGACAACTTCGAGTTCCGCAACCAGATCCCACGCCTAGCCAAAGCCGACGCACTGGGTGCACTAATCGAGAAGTTCCTCGACCCCTCAATCAACCTGAGCCCGCACCCCTTTCTCAACAGCGACGGCAGCGTTCGCCTGGAGGGACTCGATAATCACGCGATGGGCACCATCTTCGAAGAACTGGTGCGCCGCTTCAACGAGGAAAACAACGAAGAAGCCGGCGAGCACTGGACGCCGCGCGATGCCGTCCGGCTGATGGCTCGGCTGATCTTCGAACCGATCGCCGACCAGATTACCGACGGTACCTACCTTCTTTACGACGGCGCCTGCGGCACCGGCGGAATGCTCACGGTGGCCGAGGAAACATTACTCCATCTGGCGAAAGAGCGTGGCAAACAAGTCTCGGTGCACCTTTTCGGCCAGGAGATTAACGCCGAAACCTACGCCATCTGCAAAGCGGACTTGCTGCTCAAGGGCGAAGGCGACGCCGCTGACAACATCGTTGGCGGTCCCGAGCACTCCACGCTCTCCAACGACGCCTTCCCCGGCCGCGAGTTCGACTTCATGCTCTCCAATCCGCCCTATGGCAAGAGCTGGAAGAGCGACCTGGAACGCATGGGCGGCAAGAACGGTATCAAGGATCCGCGCTTTGTCGTGCAGCACCGGGGCGAGGAGCTTTCGCTCGTTACCCGCTCAAGCGACGGTCAGATGCTCTTTTTAGCCAACATGCTCTCCAAGATGAAGCACGGCACCCCGCTTGGAAGCCGCATTGCCGAAGTGCACAACGGCTCGTCGCTGTTTACGGGGGACGCCGGCCAGGGGGAGAGCAACATCCGCCGCTGGATCATCGAGAACGACTGGCTCGAGGCGATCGTCGCCCTGCCGCTCAACATGTTCTACAACACCGGCATCGCCACCTACGTCTGGGTACTCACCAACAGGAAGCCTGAGCACCGCAAAGGTCGCGTGCAGCTCATTGACGCCACGCAGTGGTACAAGCCCCTGCGCAAGAACCTCGGCAAGAAGAACTGCGAGCTTTCCGAAGAGGACATCCGCCGCATCGTGGATACCTTCCTCCGATTCGAGGAGACCGAGCAGTCCAAGATTTTCCCCAACGCGGCATTTGGCTACTGGAAGGTGACGGTGGAACGCCCCCTGCGCCTGAAAGGCATCGATCCCGAGCGGGCTTATACTCCCAAAGAAATCAAGAAGCTGCGGGAAGAGGCCGAGCGCGCTGATGACGCACCGCCGGTCATCAAGAGGATTCACAAGCCAGGCACCGCGCCCGATCCGCTGCGCGGCCTGTTCGAGGCCACCATCCACGGCAAGTCCCGCGTAGTGGAGTACGAGCCGGACACGGAGCTGCGTGATACCGAGCAGATCCCCTTCCTGGAATGCTCAGCTTGCCGCGAGCCCGGCTACCTCCCCAGCAAGGAGGACGAGCGCGACGCGATCGAAACCTTCCTGCGCCGCGAGGTGCTGCCCTACGCGCCGGACGCCTGGTACGACCCCGAAAGCGTCAAGATCGGCTACGAGATCAACTTCAACCGCTACTTCTACAAACCCAAAGCCCTGCGCTCGCTGGAAGAAATCCGCGCCGACCTGCTGGCGGTGGCGAAGGAAGCAGAAGGGTTGTTAGATGAAATTATAGGAGGACAGACGCGATGAGCCCTCAAGATGGACAACAGATCATCAAGACCCGGGATGACCCCATCCCGGTTATTCTTGACCGATCGGATGTACCCCAAGACGCTAACAAGCCCTTCAAACTGTCAGCCAACATGACGTGCTCTTGGGTAAAGGCCGGAGAGGAGTTCGGTCCCGAGAAGCTACGACCCCGCATAGAGCCGTGGCTGACGGCGCTGGTCCAATCCGAGCATTTGTCCTTGCTCGTAGGGTCGGGTCTCACCCAGGCTGTTCACGGACTGGCAACGGATAGGGCGCTTCCCGGAATGCGTGCTAAAGAATTTCAGACCCTGCAGGCGGAGATCGCGGCTGAGGCGAAGCGCGCAGCGAAAGCAGCCGGGCGCGACAGTGGAAACTTTGAGGACGAAATACGTGCCGTGAATGAACTGCTTCGTGGTTTGGAGATCATCGCCTCCACAAAAACGGAGGATGCCCCAGAGCGCAAGCAGATTGACCGCTTGCGACAAGAGTTAAATGAGGCCCTTAGATCCTTCGCTGCCTCAATCCTGGAAGCCGAGCGAAACCTGGCTTCTGCACCCGGTGAGAAACGCGAGAACGCCTTCAACTACCTCGTGAGCTTTCTCATGAGTTTCGCAAGCCGGTCGGGCACACGTGACCGCCTTCATCTCTTCACAACCAACTATGACCGCTATATCGAAGCCGGTGCGGATATCGCGGGATTGCGCCTGATCGACCGTTTCGTAGGCACGCTCGCACCAGTGTTCCGTGCTTCCCGGCTTGATGTGGATATGCATTACAACCCACCCGGAATTCGGGGCGAGCCCCGCTACCTCGAAGGTGTTGCGCGTTTCACAAAGCTCCACGGGTCGATTGACTGGGTCGATTGTCATCAGGCAATTCGCCGATTCGGGCTTCCCTTCGGCGCTAAAGACATAAATCCTTACCTTCGCGCACCGGGTTTGGAAGGGGCCGACGCCATGAAGCTCATGATTTACCCGAACGCCGCCAAGGACCGCGAAACAGCCGAATACCCTTATGTGGAGCTGTTCCGCGACTTTGCTGCCGCTATCTGCCGCCCTAATAGCACGCTGGTAACGTATGGTTACAGTTTCGGCGACGAGCACATCAACCGCGTGATCGAGGATATGCTTACGATTCCATCAGCACACCTTGTGATCATTTCATACAGCGATCCTCTCGGTCGGATCATGCACTTTTACGAAAGACTGGGACGCCCCGCCCAGCTTACTCTCCTCCTTGGAGATCACTTGGGGGATCTGAAAGCGCTGGTGGACCATTACCTGCCCAAACCAGCCATCGACCGCACGACTTTCCGAATGGCTGAGCTGCTGAGAAAACGTTTCGGTGGGCAGGCGGCGCAAGATCAGGACGGTGGTACTACAGATATCGGAGGACAGTCGCTATGAGCCGAACTCCCTTCGAGTTAGCAGGAA encodes the following:
- a CDS encoding SIR2 family protein; protein product: MSPQDGQQIIKTRDDPIPVILDRSDVPQDANKPFKLSANMTCSWVKAGEEFGPEKLRPRIEPWLTALVQSEHLSLLVGSGLTQAVHGLATDRALPGMRAKEFQTLQAEIAAEAKRAAKAAGRDSGNFEDEIRAVNELLRGLEIIASTKTEDAPERKQIDRLRQELNEALRSFAASILEAERNLASAPGEKRENAFNYLVSFLMSFASRSGTRDRLHLFTTNYDRYIEAGADIAGLRLIDRFVGTLAPVFRASRLDVDMHYNPPGIRGEPRYLEGVARFTKLHGSIDWVDCHQAIRRFGLPFGAKDINPYLRAPGLEGADAMKLMIYPNAAKDRETAEYPYVELFRDFAAAICRPNSTLVTYGYSFGDEHINRVIEDMLTIPSAHLVIISYSDPLGRIMHFYERLGRPAQLTLLLGDHLGDLKALVDHYLPKPAIDRTTFRMAELLRKRFGGQAAQDQDGGTTDIGGQSL
- a CDS encoding type I restriction-modification system subunit M; the encoded protein is MENGQLTWIANFIWGIANDVLRDLYVRGKYRDVILPMTVLRRLDAVLEPTKQAVLDMKASLDKAGIVHQDAALRQAAKQAFYNTSKFTLRDLKARASRQQLETDFRAYLDGFSPNVQEIIDNFEFRNQIPRLAKADALGALIEKFLDPSINLSPHPFLNSDGSVRLEGLDNHAMGTIFEELVRRFNEENNEEAGEHWTPRDAVRLMARLIFEPIADQITDGTYLLYDGACGTGGMLTVAEETLLHLAKERGKQVSVHLFGQEINAETYAICKADLLLKGEGDAADNIVGGPEHSTLSNDAFPGREFDFMLSNPPYGKSWKSDLERMGGKNGIKDPRFVVQHRGEELSLVTRSSDGQMLFLANMLSKMKHGTPLGSRIAEVHNGSSLFTGDAGQGESNIRRWIIENDWLEAIVALPLNMFYNTGIATYVWVLTNRKPEHRKGRVQLIDATQWYKPLRKNLGKKNCELSEEDIRRIVDTFLRFEETEQSKIFPNAAFGYWKVTVERPLRLKGIDPERAYTPKEIKKLREEAERADDAPPVIKRIHKPGTAPDPLRGLFEATIHGKSRVVEYEPDTELRDTEQIPFLECSACREPGYLPSKEDERDAIETFLRREVLPYAPDAWYDPESVKIGYEINFNRYFYKPKALRSLEEIRADLLAVAKEAEGLLDEIIGGQTR